From one Pseudoliparis swirei isolate HS2019 ecotype Mariana Trench chromosome 5, NWPU_hadal_v1, whole genome shotgun sequence genomic stretch:
- the si:dkey-183n20.15 gene encoding RING-HC_RNF170 domain-containing protein, translating into MSRHKGSPRPASGPSGNRDRLCPVCLQTASFPVRTNCGHLFCAPCLMAYWRHGSWLDAISCPLCRQKVSELCHLFNETRSDRQSKEVLGEITDYNRRYSGAPRRVTDYLCDAPLLLQLLARSLGTVGGLVWLFFFRVAVCCVRTVVSLSSPSLATPPETDPSLCGLLGVLDDLAAVILLLICVINIYQQMAPESDGRSRAAMGSSL; encoded by the exons ATGAGCCGCCACAAG GGATCTCCACGTCCAGCCTCGGGTCCGTCCGGGAACCGAGACCGGCTTTGTCCAGTCTGCCTGCAGACGGCCAGCTTCCCAGTCCGGACCAACTGCGGACATTTGTTCTGTG CTCCCTGCCTGATGGCCTACTGGAGACACGGGTCCTGGCTGGATGCCATCAGCTGCCCGCTGTGCCGGCAGAAG GTCAGTGAGCTGTGTCACCTGTTCAACGAGACTCGATCCGACCGCCAGTCAAAGGAAGTTCTCGGGGAAATCACAGACTACAACCGACGTTATTCTGGAGCCCCGCGAAGG gTGACCGACTACCTGTGTGACGCTCccctcctgctgcagctgctggcccGCAGCCTGGGCACCGTCGGGGGGCTcgtgtggttgtttttcttcaggGTGGCCGTATGCTGCGTGCGCACCGTGgtgtccctctcctccccctcgttGGCAACCCCCCCGGAGACAGACCCCTCCCTGTGCGGCCTGCTCGGGGTCCTGGATGATCTGGCGGCGGTCATCCTGCTCCTCATCTGCGTTATCAACATCTACCAGCAGATGGCGCCAGAGAGCGATGGACGCTCACGAGCAGCGATGGGGAGCTCGCTGTAG
- the pfas gene encoding phosphoribosylformylglycinamidine synthase, with product MAVMRLYSNEAVNGHAVQRAARLHPLLSIATELCYNVELTGCERLSAEQKEVLLWLFRPPLQAEPLSDEPHLTEGGGGTLVEIGPRLNFSTAWSTNTVSICQSAGLTSVTRVELSRRFLIKGAAGVPVAGGVVSRLIDGLYDSMTECVYRQPVASFAVATAPQPVFEVDVLGNGRAALQAANDELGLAFDSWDLDFYTSMFQRIGRNPTSVECFDLAQSNSEHSRHWFFRGRMEIDGRRQEETLFSLIMATQRHSNQNNVIKFCDNSSGIRGMQLENIYPEDTSTASRYETRRSLRHVIFTAETHNFPTGVAPFSGATTGTGGRIRDVQSAGQGGHVIAGTAGYCFGNLHIPGYDLPWETEGWEYPSSFASPLQVAVEASNGASDYGNKFGEPILSGFARSFGMLLADGERREWIKPIMFSGGLGAIEDAHVQKEAAEIGMEVVKIGGPVYRIGVGGGAASSVHVQGDNSSARDLGAVQRGDAEMEQKMNRALRACLERSGGNPICSIHDQGAGGNGNVLKELVEPAGAVIYCSRFKKGDPTLSVLELWGAEYQESNALLLRPADRDFLERVCRREKCPVDFVGTVTGDGKIVLVDDEGAGADGGRRPVDLQLEWVLGKMPQKQFEMRRVARALRPLALPAGLSVRDALQRVLRLPAVASKRYLTNKVDRSVTGLVAQQQCVGPLHTPLADAAVVALSPFGLEGAATAIGEQPIKGLVCPAAGARMAVGEALTNLVFARVTALKDVKCSGNWMWAAKLPGEGALLWDACVAMCEVMGQLGVAVDGGKDSLSMAARVGHDTVKAPGALVISAYAVCPDITATVTPDLEDPDGTGVLLWVPLSPGRHRLGGSALAQCYGQLGDCSPDLEQPQLFAACFNATQELLRDRLLTAGHDVSDGGLISCLLEMAFAGNRGIDVELPSQGAAVLELLFSEELGLVLEASQLHADAVCRRYADAGAPCHRVGRTRGFGPEAEVSVRVDGREVLREPLPRLRALWEDTSFQLERLQANEMCVKQEEEGLARRTQPYYKLTFDPSDVPSISQRRPRVAVVREEGSNGDREMSVSLHMAGFEVWDVNMQDLCSGSTTLEPFKAVVFVGGFSYADVLGSAKGWAATVAYNPRAKAEFDRFRRRADTLSLGVCNGCQLLALLGWVGADEAAAESEVVLTHNESGRFESRFVSVGIRESPSVWLRGMQGSALGVWVAHGEGLMRFRSPPAEDRILSGGLAPLRYLDDQGDPTEEYPLNPNGSPRGVAGLCSGDGRHLAMMPHPERCTLGWQWPWAPRDFRPSLTPSPWLRMFQNAAAWCSSAED from the exons ATGGCCGTCATGAGGCTCTACAGTAACGAGGCGGTGAACGGGCACGCCGTGCAGCGGGCCGCCAGGCTCCACCCCCTTCTGTCCATCGCCACGGAGCTGTGCTACAACGTGGAGCTGACGG GCTGTGAGCGCCTCAGTGCCGAGCAGAAGGAggtcctcctctggttgttCCGTCCTCCCCTTCAGGCCGAGCCGCTGTCCGACGAGCCGCACCTCACCGAGGGCGGCGGGGGGACGCTGGTGGAGATCGGGCCGAG GCTGAACTTCTCCACCGCCTGGTCCACTAACACCGTGTCCATCTGCCAGAGCGCCGGCCTCACCAGCGTCACGCGGGTCGAGCTGTCACGCAGGTTTCTGATCAag ggtgCAGCGGGCGTGCCGGTGGCCGGCGGGGTCGTGAGCCGGTTGATTGACGGTCTCTACGACAGCATGACGGAGTGCGTGTACCGGCAGCCCGTCGCCTCCTTCGCCGTGGCGACCGCGCCGCAGCCGGTGTTCGAGGTGGACGTGCTGGGGAACGGCCGCGCCGCTCTGCAGGCGGCGAACGACGAGCTGg gcCTGGCCTTTGACTCCTGGGATCTGGACTTCTACACGTCGATGTTCCAGAGGATCGGGAGGAACCCGACCAGCGTTGAGTGTTTCGACCTGGCTCAGTCCAACAG CGAGCACAGCCGCCACTGGTTCTTCCGCGGCCGCATGGAGATCGACGGGCGCCGGCAGGAGGAGACGCTGTTCAGCCTCATCATGGCGACGCAGCGGCACAGCAACCAGAACAACGTCATCAAGTTCTGCGAcaacagcag tggtATCAGAGGGATGCAGCTGGAGAACATTTACCCAGAAGACACCTCCACAGCGAGCCGCTATGAGACGCGGCGCTCGCTGAGACACGTCATCTTCACGGCCGAGACGCACAACTTCCCCACAG GTGTGGCGCCGTTCAGCGGCGCGACCACCGGCACCGGCGGTCGTATCCGAGACGTGCAGAGCGCGGGACAGGGAGGCCACGTCATCGCCGGCACCGCGGGATACTGCTTCGGCAACTTGCACATCCCAG GTTACGATCTGCCCTGGGAGACGGAGGGCTGGGAGTACCCGTCCAGCTTCGCCTCGCCGCTGCAGGTGGCCGTGGAGGCCAGCAATGGAGCCTCGGACTACGGCAACAAGTTCGGAGAGCCGATCCTGTCGG gcttCGCTCGATCCTTCGGCATGCTGCTGGCCGACGGAGAGCGGCGCGAGTGGATCAAGCCGATCATGTTCAGCGGCGGCCTCGGCGCCATCGAGGACGCACACGTGCAGAAGGAGGCGGCCGAGATCG GGATGGAGGTGGTGAAGATCGGAGGGCCCGTGTACAGAATCGGCGTGGGGGGCGGAGCCGCCTCCTCCGTGCAT GTGCAGGGGGACAACTCCAGCGCCCGGGACCTGGGCGCGGTGCAGCGGGGCGACGCCGAGATGGAGCAGAAGATGAACCGAGCGCTCCGGGCGTGTCTGGAGAGGAGCGGCGGGAACCCGATCTGCAGCATACACGACCAGGGAGCGGGGGGGAACG GTAATGTGCTGAAGGAGCTCGTTGAGCCGGCGGGAGCCGTCATCTACTGCAGCAGATTCAAG AAAGGAGACCCCACACTGAGCGTGCTGGAGCTGTGGGGGGCGGAGTACCAGGAGAGCAACGCCCTGCTGCTGCGCCCGGCCGACAGGGACTTCCTGGAGAGGGTTTGCCGCCGGGAGAAGTGCCCCGTGGACTTCGTGGGAACCGTCACCGGAGACGGGAAG ATCGTGCTGGTGGATGACGAGGGCGCCGGCGCCGACGGGGGCCGCCGCCCCGTGGACCTGCAGCTGGAGTGGGTCCTGGGCAAGATGCCCCAGAAGCAGTTTGAGATGCGGCGTGTGGCCCGGGCGCTGCGGCCGCTGGCGCTGCCCGCCGGGCTCTCGGTCCGAGACGCTCTGCAGAGGGTCCTCCGGCTGCCGGCCGTGGCCTCCAAACGCTACCTCAccaacaag gtGGACCGGTCCGTGACGGGGCTGGTTGCCCAGCAACAGTGCGTGGGCCCTCTTCACACCCCATTGGCTGACGCTGCGGTCGTCGCCCTGTCGCCGTTCGGCCTGGAGGGAGCGGCCACGGCCATCGGCGAGCAGCCAATCAAAGGCCTGGTGTGTCCGGCGGCCGGCGCCCGCATGGCGGTGGGAGAGGCGCTCACCAACCTGGTGTTTGCCCGGGTCACGGCGCTGAAG gatgtgaAGTGCAGTGGTAACTGGATGTGGGCGGCCAAGCTGCCCGGCGAGGGCGCCCTCCTGTGGGACGCCTGCGTGGCGATGTGTGAGGTCATGGGTCAGCTGGGCGTGGCCGTGGACGGGGGCAAGGACTCGCTGAGCATGGCGGCCCGGGTCGGCCACGACACGGTCAAAGCTCCCG gCGCTCTGGTCATTTCTGCGTACGCCGTTTGTCCCGACATCACGGCCACCGTGACCCCCGACCTGGAGGATCCGGACGGCACAG gcgtGCTCTTGTGGGTTCCTCTCAGCCCGGGCCGCCACCGGCTGGGCGGCTCGGCCCTCGCTCAGTGCTACGGCCAGCTGGGCGACTGCTCGCCGGACCTGGAGCAGCCGCAGCTGTTTGCCGCCTGTTTCAACGCCACGCAGGAACTCCTCCGCG ACCGCCTGCTGACCGCGGGACACGACGTCAGCGACGGCGGCCTTATTTCCTGCCTGCTGGAGATGGCGTTTGCCGGGAACCGCGGCATCGATGTGGAGTTGCCGTCGCAAGGCGCCGCCGTCCTGGAGCTGCTGTTCAGCGAGGAGCTGGGTTTGGTTCTGGAGGCGTCGCAGCTCCACGCCGATGCCGTGTGCCGGCGGTACGCCGACGCCGGCGCGCCGTGCCACCGCGTCGGCAGAACCCGCGGCTTCGGGCCGGAGGCCGAG GTCAGCGTTCGCGTGGACGGGCGGGAGGTGCTCAGGGAGCCGCTGCCCCGCCTCCGCGCATTGTGGGAGGACACCAGTTTCCAGCTGGAGCGCCTGCAGGCCAACGAGATGTGTGtgaaacaggaagaggaggggctaGCCAGGAGGACGCAGCCCTACTAcaaactgacctttgacccctccgaCGTGCCCAGCATCAGCCAGCGCC GGCCTCGCGTGGCCGTGGTCCGGGAGGAGGGCAGCAACGGGGACCGGGAGATGTCGGTGTCGCTGCACATGGCGGGCTTCGAG gtgtgggaCGTCAACATGCAGGACCTGTGCTCCGGGTCCACGACGCTGGAGCCCTTCAAAGCGGTCGTGTTCGTCGGAGGATTCAGCTACGCAGACGTCCTGGGATCGGCTAAAG gCTGGGCGGCTACCGTGGCGTACAACCCCAGAGCCAAGGCCGAGTTCGACCGCTTCCGGCGCCGCGCCGACACGCTGAGTCTGGGCGTGTGCAACGGCTGCCAGCTGCTGGCGCTGCTCGGCTGGGTCGGAGCGGACGAGGCCGCCGCCG AGAGCGAAGTGGTGCTGACCCACAACGAGTCCGGCAGGTTCGAGTCTCGCTTCGTCAGCGTTGGGATCCGGGAGTCCCCGTCCGTCTGGCTGCGGGGGATGCAGGGCTCGGCTCTGGGCGTCTGGGTCGCCCACGGCGAAG GTCTGATGCGGTTCCGTAGCCCGCCGGCCGAGGACCGGATCCTCTCCGGGGGGCTCGCCCCCCTCCGTTACCTGGACGACCAGGGTGACCCCACCGAGGAGTACCCGCTGAACCCCAACGGCTCCCCGCGGGGCGTCGCCGGGCTCTGCTCCGGGGACGGCAGGCACCTGGCCATGATGCCCCACCCGGAGCGCTGCACCCTGGGGTGGCAGTGGCCCTGGGCCCCGAGGGACTTCAGGCCGTCGCTCACGCCGTCGCCGTGGTTACGCATGTTCCAGAACGCCGCCGCCTGGTGCAGCAGCGCGGAGGACTAA